Proteins from a single region of Methanobacteriaceae archaeon:
- a CDS encoding nitroreductase family protein: MEFQDLIKKRYSVRGYQSKEVEKEKLEKVLNAARLAPTAVNKQPFRLIVVKTKGKEDELKKIYPAEWFAQAPVVICACAVKSESWTRRDGRNYVDVDTTIAMDHLILAATELGLGTCWIAAFDAEAARKVLKVPDNMEPLLFTPLGYPDAEPRGMGRKELDELVIYHKWDSK; this comes from the coding sequence ATGGAATTTCAGGATTTAATTAAAAAAAGATACAGTGTACGTGGCTACCAGTCGAAAGAAGTGGAAAAAGAAAAACTGGAAAAAGTGTTAAATGCAGCTCGCCTAGCTCCCACCGCAGTGAATAAACAACCTTTCCGTTTGATAGTGGTAAAAACCAAAGGCAAAGAGGATGAATTAAAAAAGATTTACCCTGCAGAATGGTTTGCACAGGCACCTGTGGTTATCTGTGCATGTGCAGTTAAATCAGAGTCATGGACTCGTCGGGACGGCCGTAACTATGTAGATGTAGATACAACCATTGCCATGGACCACCTAATACTGGCCGCCACTGAACTGGGCCTTGGAACCTGCTGGATAGCAGCCTTCGATGCTGAAGCAGCCAGAAAAGTTCTTAAAGTACCCGATAACATGGAACCACTTCTATTCACTCCCCTGGGTTATCCTGATGCGGAACCACGGGGGATGGGTAGAAAAGAACTTGATGAACTGGTTATTTATCATAAATGGGATTCAAAATGA
- a CDS encoding radical SAM protein — MNLTQRINNKEILDLIQEANKITLKKHGNHITLERAIFLSWWCDKGDCSFCYMSSQKPLIRDPQKARRRVEAILAEAEMVRRMGWNIEFLSGGYGAFTTTEIKKIAQEINQITLDPVWLNVGITSELDAYGEEVTGVTGAVEVANPELHRKICPSKPLEEITSMLQDAGDLGFKKAITIILGLGETPEDLRYLFHLIEELGIDRIIFYSLNPHPDTPYADTPQPASLYYAGTVAATRIQFPELEIITGTWVDNLANIGPLILAGANGLTKFPLFKMFGTRHGLRVEEEVRWAGRELVGTFTDLDCLEGESPRSGLEPFLKRYITSCLNNKTKYKV, encoded by the coding sequence ATGAATCTCACCCAAAGAATAAACAACAAAGAAATTCTGGATCTAATCCAGGAAGCCAATAAGATCACTCTCAAAAAACACGGAAATCACATAACTCTGGAAAGAGCCATATTCCTTTCATGGTGGTGTGATAAGGGGGACTGCAGTTTCTGTTACATGTCCTCCCAGAAACCCCTTATAAGGGATCCTCAAAAGGCCCGGAGGCGAGTGGAGGCTATACTTGCCGAGGCAGAAATGGTCCGCCGTATGGGATGGAATATAGAATTCCTATCTGGAGGATATGGGGCTTTCACCACCACTGAGATAAAGAAAATTGCCCAGGAAATCAACCAGATAACCCTAGACCCGGTATGGCTCAATGTGGGCATAACCAGCGAACTTGATGCCTATGGTGAAGAAGTAACTGGGGTAACTGGTGCAGTGGAAGTGGCTAATCCGGAACTCCATCGGAAAATATGTCCCAGCAAACCTCTGGAGGAGATAACTAGCATGCTTCAAGATGCAGGTGATTTAGGGTTTAAAAAAGCCATAACCATTATATTGGGGTTGGGGGAAACACCTGAAGATCTTCGCTATTTATTTCACCTGATTGAAGAACTGGGAATTGATCGTATCATTTTTTACTCATTAAACCCCCATCCAGACACACCCTATGCTGATACTCCTCAACCTGCATCCCTCTACTATGCCGGGACAGTGGCTGCCACTCGAATACAGTTCCCTGAATTAGAGATCATCACTGGAACCTGGGTGGATAATCTGGCCAATATAGGACCACTTATACTGGCTGGTGCTAATGGACTCACTAAATTTCCCTTATTCAAAATGTTCGGGACTCGGCATGGACTGCGAGTAGAGGAAGAGGTTCGCTGGGCTGGCAGGGAACTGGTGGGAACTTTCACAGATCTTGATTGTTTGGAGGGTGAAAGTCCCAGAAGTGGTCTGGAACCCTTCCTAAAAAGATATATCACTAGTTGTCTTAATAATAAAACAAAGTATAAGGTTTAA
- the gatB gene encoding Asp-tRNA(Asn)/Glu-tRNA(Gln) amidotransferase subunit GatB, whose protein sequence is MKCGLEIHVQLETESKLFCTCHTNYQEAAPNTNICYVCLNQPGAKPYPPNQSALDGAVMIALMLGCKISPEVTYFLRKHYDYPDLPSGYQRTSIPIGFEGDLNGVRIREVHLEEDPGQYKPDMGIVDFNRSGIPLIEIVTEPDMKSPEEARKFLRELIRVLEYSGSARGEGTMRADVNISLEGGKRAEIKNINSIKGAYKALQFEMVRQKNLLKRGIEIKQETRAFLESQMITVPMRLKEEAEDYRYIPDPDLPPMMAEEERVEAIREKMPEPAHIKTERFVEEYGIKKDHAQVITSELELADAFEEVAKKVDPSFAALWMRDELKRVLSYNKLTYKESEIKTAQLVELLSMLQDKKITTKAGQRIIEKLPKNPQMPSQIAEEMGLVGVVEDDIVLEAVKQAIQENPEAVFDYFEGKSKALNFLVGQVMRITRGKADPGKTNQIVQEELRHQDQANN, encoded by the coding sequence ATGAAATGCGGATTAGAAATCCACGTTCAACTCGAAACAGAATCAAAACTGTTCTGCACATGTCACACTAACTACCAGGAGGCAGCTCCCAACACCAACATATGCTACGTGTGTTTAAACCAGCCCGGAGCCAAACCATACCCTCCCAACCAGTCAGCCCTTGATGGGGCAGTAATGATCGCCCTCATGTTAGGCTGTAAAATAAGTCCTGAAGTTACCTACTTCTTGAGGAAACACTACGACTACCCTGATCTCCCCTCAGGATACCAGAGAACTTCTATTCCCATAGGATTCGAGGGAGATTTAAATGGTGTTCGCATCAGAGAGGTGCACCTGGAAGAGGACCCAGGTCAATACAAACCAGATATGGGCATAGTTGACTTCAACCGATCAGGAATACCTTTAATTGAGATCGTAACTGAACCCGACATGAAATCTCCTGAAGAAGCACGTAAATTTTTAAGAGAACTCATCCGAGTCCTTGAATACAGTGGAAGTGCTCGTGGAGAGGGTACCATGAGAGCTGATGTAAACATCTCCCTAGAAGGGGGTAAAAGGGCTGAGATCAAAAATATCAACTCTATAAAAGGAGCATACAAAGCCTTGCAGTTTGAAATGGTCCGTCAGAAGAACCTCCTAAAAAGGGGTATTGAAATAAAACAGGAAACACGTGCATTTCTGGAATCCCAGATGATAACTGTACCCATGCGACTTAAAGAGGAAGCAGAGGATTACCGTTACATACCAGATCCGGATCTTCCACCAATGATGGCTGAAGAAGAAAGGGTGGAAGCCATCAGGGAAAAAATGCCGGAACCAGCCCACATAAAGACAGAACGTTTTGTGGAGGAATATGGGATTAAAAAAGATCATGCTCAGGTTATAACCTCCGAGTTGGAATTGGCTGATGCCTTTGAAGAAGTGGCCAAAAAAGTGGACCCTTCATTTGCAGCATTGTGGATGAGGGATGAACTCAAAAGAGTTCTTTCCTATAACAAACTCACCTACAAAGAAAGTGAAATAAAAACTGCACAACTAGTGGAATTGCTCTCTATGTTGCAGGATAAAAAAATAACCACCAAGGCCGGGCAGAGGATCATTGAAAAACTCCCTAAAAACCCCCAAATGCCAAGCCAAATTGCTGAAGAGATGGGACTGGTGGGTGTAGTTGAAGATGACATCGTACTGGAGGCAGTGAAACAAGCCATCCAAGAGAACCCGGAAGCAGTTTTCGATTATTTTGAAGGAAAATCCAAGGCTTTAAACTTTCTGGTGGGACAGGTTATGCGTATAACTCGGGGAAAGGCAGACCCGGGAAAAACCAACCAGATAGTGCAGGAAGAACTCAGGCACCAAGACCAAGCAAATAACTGA
- a CDS encoding CBS domain-containing protein — MTSSTLVKDYMTRNVITVNPDTPNAEVIQLMKQTGHDGFPVKTNGEVIGMVTAFDLLLKPWVHEVKDIMSTDIVVADQSMSLNDAARVMFRMGISRLPVINEEGHLVGIITNTDIVRSHIERSTPMKVRYFKKTLEQLYDIKTRLVHKKVPIDKLRPTQNRVYADELQGRTYELKRGLAEPTIVVKTGNRYILVDGHHRTVAALKLGYEEIDSYVITLDQDIKLGMEKTADKEGIFTLEDIEIIDDAQHPLIAITGPLRKEIDKGAKK; from the coding sequence ATGACTAGTTCCACTCTGGTTAAAGATTACATGACCCGGAATGTTATAACTGTCAACCCTGACACGCCTAATGCTGAAGTGATCCAGCTCATGAAGCAGACTGGTCACGATGGTTTCCCGGTTAAAACCAATGGAGAAGTCATTGGCATGGTAACTGCCTTTGATCTATTACTCAAACCATGGGTACACGAGGTTAAAGATATTATGTCCACAGATATCGTGGTAGCAGACCAATCCATGTCTTTAAATGACGCTGCTAGGGTGATGTTTCGTATGGGAATCTCAAGATTACCAGTTATAAATGAAGAAGGTCACTTGGTGGGTATAATCACCAACACAGACATCGTACGCTCCCACATAGAACGTTCCACTCCTATGAAAGTTCGTTACTTCAAGAAAACATTAGAACAACTCTATGATATAAAAACCAGGCTGGTTCATAAGAAAGTACCCATTGATAAGCTCAGACCCACCCAAAACCGGGTCTATGCTGATGAACTTCAGGGCCGCACCTACGAACTTAAAAGGGGACTAGCCGAACCAACTATCGTGGTAAAGACTGGAAATCGTTATATACTAGTTGATGGGCATCACCGAACTGTAGCTGCTCTTAAATTGGGATATGAAGAAATAGATTCCTATGTAATAACACTGGATCAGGATATCAAGCTGGGAATGGAGAAAACTGCTGATAAAGAAGGTATTTTCACATTGGAAGATATAGAGATCATTGATGATGCTCAGCACCCTTTAATAGCCATAACTGGTCCCCTGCGTAAGGAAATCGATAAAGGGGCTAAAAAATGA
- the comE gene encoding sulfopyruvate decarboxylase subunit beta, protein MERIEALKQITSQLDDELVICNIGFPSRELYHVKDSPKHFYMLGSMGMASSIGLGLAMAQKRKVVVFDGDGSVLMNLGSLVTIYNQNPQNLILVVLDNECYGSTGNQCTYAATTDLKKIAEGVGFENTFLIKESKEKIDFSPFLKSEGPVFVHLKVKAGNADVPVIPMEPEEIKERFMKEIIEE, encoded by the coding sequence ATGGAAAGAATCGAAGCCTTAAAACAGATTACAAGTCAACTGGATGATGAACTGGTAATCTGTAATATTGGATTCCCTTCCCGGGAGCTTTATCATGTTAAAGATTCTCCGAAACATTTTTACATGTTAGGATCAATGGGTATGGCATCATCCATTGGGTTGGGGCTGGCCATGGCCCAGAAAAGAAAAGTTGTGGTCTTTGATGGTGATGGCTCGGTTCTGATGAACCTGGGTAGCTTGGTGACCATCTACAATCAAAATCCCCAGAATCTGATCTTGGTGGTTTTGGACAATGAATGCTATGGCAGTACTGGAAACCAGTGCACCTACGCCGCTACCACCGACCTTAAAAAAATTGCAGAGGGTGTGGGATTTGAGAACACCTTCCTAATCAAAGAATCAAAAGAGAAAATTGATTTTTCACCATTTCTAAAATCTGAAGGGCCTGTTTTTGTCCATTTAAAGGTTAAAGCAGGTAATGCTGATGTTCCAGTGATTCCTATGGAACCTGAGGAGATTAAAGAACGTTTCATGAAGGAAATAATAGAAGAATAA
- a CDS encoding DUF504 domain-containing protein — MAKRILDMLKWHPEKDSEKCRITYSHRGLKGNLKTIPLTDIQGQKGGFMIMADGAMVPYHRIVKIECDNKIIWKKSLKKGDYND, encoded by the coding sequence ATGGCCAAAAGAATCCTGGACATGTTAAAATGGCATCCTGAAAAAGATTCAGAAAAGTGCAGGATTACTTATTCCCATAGAGGACTTAAGGGTAACCTTAAAACCATCCCCCTCACTGATATTCAAGGTCAAAAAGGAGGATTCATGATTATGGCTGACGGAGCTATGGTTCCTTACCACCGCATAGTGAAAATAGAATGTGATAATAAGATAATATGGAAAAAAAGTCTAAAAAAAGGAGATTATAATGACTAG
- a CDS encoding phosphoribosylformylglycinamidine cyclo-ligase: MVTYSESGVDIDLEEVTVTALTNKLKETLQFQDLITESGHFAALVRLGNQGLAMSTDGVGSKILVAEMMGKYDTVGIDCVAMVVNDLICVGARPLAMVDYLAVEKPDPEAASQIAEGLTEGCRQANVAMIGGETASLPEIVRNFDLAATGIGIVDLDKTVSGEEIQNGDVIIGIRSSGIHSNGLSLARRVFFEETGLTVDDPLPTDANVTVGEALLEPTCIYVKAIMELLDEVNVHGLAHITGGGFTNLKRLKKGTSYRIDNLPEPHPLFMFISRENVKIEEMYRVFNMGVGFTVILPEDKATDALNILEKYHPAQVIGRVVDDSQSKVEVKTFSGEWIQL; this comes from the coding sequence TTGGTAACTTATTCAGAATCCGGAGTAGATATCGACTTGGAAGAAGTCACAGTAACTGCGCTAACTAATAAACTTAAAGAAACCCTCCAGTTTCAGGATTTGATTACAGAAAGCGGCCACTTCGCAGCACTGGTACGCCTGGGAAATCAGGGATTGGCAATGAGCACTGATGGGGTGGGGAGTAAAATCCTGGTAGCGGAGATGATGGGAAAGTATGATACCGTGGGCATTGACTGTGTGGCAATGGTGGTTAACGACCTTATCTGTGTAGGAGCACGCCCCCTGGCCATGGTGGACTACCTGGCCGTTGAAAAGCCAGATCCAGAAGCTGCAAGCCAAATAGCAGAAGGATTAACAGAAGGATGCCGTCAGGCTAACGTAGCCATGATCGGAGGGGAAACAGCATCACTACCAGAGATTGTACGAAACTTTGACCTAGCAGCCACAGGTATTGGTATTGTGGACTTGGATAAAACTGTTTCTGGTGAAGAAATCCAAAATGGTGATGTTATAATCGGTATTAGAAGCAGCGGTATTCACAGTAACGGTTTAAGTCTAGCCCGTAGGGTTTTCTTCGAAGAAACCGGGCTTACAGTTGATGACCCCTTACCCACTGATGCAAATGTTACGGTGGGGGAGGCACTGCTTGAACCCACCTGCATCTATGTTAAGGCCATTATGGAATTATTAGATGAAGTGAATGTTCATGGCCTGGCACATATAACCGGAGGAGGATTCACCAACCTTAAAAGACTGAAAAAAGGAACCAGTTACCGTATTGACAACTTACCAGAACCACACCCATTATTTATGTTTATTTCAAGAGAGAACGTGAAGATTGAAGAAATGTACCGTGTTTTCAATATGGGTGTGGGATTTACAGTTATTCTACCCGAGGATAAAGCAACTGATGCACTTAATATATTAGAAAAATATCACCCTGCCCAGGTAATTGGTAGGGTTGTGGATGACTCCCAGAGTAAAGTTGAAGTTAAAACATTCTCTGGAGAATGGATTCAACTATAG
- a CDS encoding aldo/keto reductase: protein MLYRNMGKTGEKVSILGMGCMRLPTRGRYDQIDAQKASNLLDHALEHGINYLDTAYPYHGLSNSEGGASEVFLGEYFTENDRRDEIHISTKLPTWLLKDEEDMDMYLDEQLKRLRTDQIDFYLLHSLKEKSWFHLEILGIFEFLDSARSDGRIKYVGFSSHDETDFFKEVVDSYSWDMCLIQYNYLDENIQAGKEGLNYAAEKNLGVAVMEPLKGGVLAEHIPPEVRDIWDSSPVLRKPAEWALRYLWDIPEISTVLSGMTTIEQLNENLLYAEEGLPHSLTTEERELMEEVKEVYQAKIVVDCSKCGYCMPCPSGINIPQCLSYLNQAAMLEDDSEVKGQYYFMLKDTERAGNCVECGLCEELCSQKLPVTELLKEVKRVLGS from the coding sequence ATGCTTTACCGTAATATGGGTAAAACTGGTGAGAAAGTATCCATACTGGGTATGGGATGTATGAGGCTACCAACCCGGGGCAGATATGACCAAATTGATGCCCAGAAGGCATCAAATTTACTTGATCATGCTCTGGAACATGGAATAAATTATTTGGACACAGCATACCCTTACCATGGCCTCAGCAACTCTGAAGGAGGGGCCAGTGAAGTGTTCTTAGGAGAATATTTCACAGAAAATGATAGGCGGGATGAAATCCACATATCCACTAAATTACCCACCTGGCTACTGAAAGATGAAGAAGACATGGATATGTACTTGGATGAGCAATTAAAGCGCCTGAGGACGGATCAGATTGATTTTTACCTTTTGCACTCTTTGAAGGAAAAGAGCTGGTTTCATCTGGAAATTCTGGGAATCTTTGAATTTCTGGATTCTGCCCGTTCAGATGGTAGGATTAAATATGTGGGATTTTCATCACATGATGAAACAGATTTTTTCAAGGAAGTGGTTGATTCCTACTCCTGGGACATGTGCCTGATTCAATACAACTATCTGGATGAGAACATCCAAGCTGGTAAGGAAGGTCTGAACTACGCTGCTGAAAAGAACTTAGGAGTGGCGGTAATGGAACCTCTTAAAGGAGGTGTTCTGGCAGAACACATCCCCCCAGAAGTGCGAGATATATGGGACAGTTCTCCAGTTTTGAGAAAACCAGCTGAATGGGCTTTAAGATATCTCTGGGATATCCCTGAGATCAGCACGGTGTTAAGTGGAATGACCACCATAGAACAGCTTAATGAAAATTTATTATATGCGGAAGAGGGATTGCCCCACTCTCTAACTACTGAAGAAAGGGAATTAATGGAAGAGGTGAAGGAAGTTTACCAGGCCAAGATAGTGGTGGACTGTAGTAAGTGTGGTTACTGTATGCCCTGCCCCAGTGGGATTAACATCCCCCAGTGTTTAAGTTATCTGAACCAGGCAGCCATGCTGGAAGATGATTCAGAAGTTAAAGGACAGTACTATTTCATGCTAAAAGACACAGAAAGGGCAGGCAACTGTGTGGAGTGTGGGTTGTGTGAGGAGTTATGCTCACAGAAACTTCCAGTCACGGAACTTTTAAAAGAAGTTAAAAGAGTATTGGGAAGCTGA
- a CDS encoding Ldh family oxidoreductase yields MKITPEQELSLIIEMLTQLDVPNEEASIVAEVTLDADLKGFSSHGLGRFPQYVKGLEVGTIKPKSEITVEKESLATALINGNHGFGHVVTYRAMEMAISKAREAGVGIIGIHNSNHFGVAGYYSDMAIMEDMIGIVIANTEPAVAPIGGKEPILGTNPLAIGIPSGSHYVSVDMATSASARGKLIEAKRRGEMIPENVALDADGRPTIDPCEALKGSILPFGAHKGYALAFMIEIMAGPLVNASYGKAVAGTANSEVECTKGDLVMALDPSKFVDLEEFKKDVDDFIAEVKSTPNVFIPGDMEVRNVKRHQEKGMPLDDNLVKQLREITRELGVDARDILGE; encoded by the coding sequence GTGAAAATTACTCCAGAACAGGAATTATCTCTGATCATTGAAATGCTAACCCAGCTAGATGTGCCTAATGAAGAAGCATCCATAGTGGCTGAAGTCACATTAGATGCAGATTTGAAGGGTTTTTCATCACATGGCCTTGGAAGATTCCCCCAGTATGTCAAAGGACTTGAAGTAGGCACCATTAAACCTAAAAGTGAGATTACTGTGGAAAAAGAGAGTCTGGCCACAGCCCTCATAAATGGTAACCATGGTTTTGGGCATGTGGTAACCTATCGTGCCATGGAAATGGCCATTTCAAAAGCAAGAGAAGCAGGTGTTGGAATTATAGGTATTCATAACTCCAATCATTTTGGAGTGGCTGGTTACTATTCAGACATGGCTATAATGGAGGATATGATAGGCATAGTCATCGCCAACACTGAACCTGCAGTGGCCCCCATAGGTGGGAAAGAACCCATCCTGGGAACCAACCCACTGGCTATAGGAATACCTTCAGGCAGTCACTATGTTTCCGTGGATATGGCCACATCAGCATCAGCCCGAGGGAAACTCATAGAAGCTAAAAGAAGAGGTGAAATGATACCTGAAAATGTGGCCCTGGACGCAGATGGGAGGCCAACCATTGACCCATGTGAAGCACTTAAAGGTTCAATCTTACCATTTGGAGCGCATAAAGGATATGCACTGGCATTTATGATTGAGATAATGGCCGGACCCCTGGTAAACGCATCTTACGGTAAAGCTGTTGCTGGAACCGCGAACTCTGAGGTTGAATGCACCAAAGGAGATCTGGTCATGGCTTTAGACCCCTCTAAATTTGTGGATTTGGAAGAATTTAAAAAAGATGTGGATGATTTCATTGCAGAGGTTAAATCCACTCCTAACGTGTTCATTCCTGGAGATATGGAAGTTAGAAATGTTAAACGTCACCAGGAAAAAGGTATGCCTCTGGATGATAATCTGGTGAAACAACTGCGGGAAATCACCAGAGAATTGGGAGTAGATGCCCGTGACATACTCGGTGAATAG
- a CDS encoding phosphoribosyl-ATP diphosphatase translates to MNDRIIREVYNVLEERRDSPIDSYTSKLMQDDEKLAEDKILEKIGEEAAEVIIASKNNQQLVPEAADLIFHTLLLLVYKGVDLDELYHELEMRRR, encoded by the coding sequence ATGAATGATAGAATTATCAGGGAAGTTTATAATGTTTTAGAGGAGAGAAGGGATTCTCCTATTGATTCATACACTTCAAAACTAATGCAGGACGATGAAAAACTGGCTGAGGATAAGATTCTTGAAAAAATTGGGGAAGAGGCTGCGGAGGTTATCATAGCATCCAAAAATAATCAACAACTGGTACCCGAAGCTGCAGATCTTATATTCCACACTTTACTGCTCCTGGTTTATAAAGGAGTGGATTTAGATGAATTATATCATGAATTAGAAATGAGAAGACGTTAA
- the comD gene encoding sulfopyruvate decarboxylase subunit alpha, with the protein MDSSQAIFEGLKKAGIDFVVSVPCVNLGKVMDMVDCDPDIIHVPVTREEEGFGIAAGAFMGGKRPAILMQNSGLGNSINVLASLFKLYHFPILMIISHRGTEGEFMSAQIPMGEATPGLLDTLEIAYIIPETPKEALKLLPEAWTLAELAGSPLGILLDINFW; encoded by the coding sequence ATGGACAGCAGTCAGGCCATTTTTGAAGGGCTTAAAAAGGCGGGAATAGATTTTGTGGTTAGTGTTCCCTGTGTGAACCTGGGAAAGGTCATGGATATGGTTGACTGTGACCCGGACATCATCCATGTGCCAGTGACCAGGGAGGAAGAGGGTTTTGGCATTGCAGCTGGCGCATTTATGGGAGGTAAAAGACCAGCCATTTTAATGCAAAACTCCGGACTGGGAAACTCTATAAACGTCTTGGCATCCCTTTTTAAACTTTACCATTTCCCCATACTCATGATCATCAGCCACAGAGGTACTGAAGGTGAATTCATGAGTGCTCAGATTCCCATGGGAGAAGCAACTCCTGGACTGCTGGACACCCTGGAGATTGCCTATATAATTCCTGAAACACCGAAGGAAGCCCTTAAACTCTTACCCGAAGCATGGACCCTGGCAGAATTGGCTGGATCTCCACTGGGAATACTTTTGGATATTAATTTCTGGTGA
- a CDS encoding beta-CASP ribonuclease aCPSF1, with the protein MGSEIQEIKNTIIQRLPSRVQVAKVEFEGPEVVIYTKNPEIITENGDLIRDLAKDIRKRIIIRSHKTVLTEPEESINRIHSIVPDEAKITNISFDDVTCEVIIEARKPGLVIGKYGATSREIVKQIGWAPKILRTPPISSEIIQRIRRTLRKNSKERKKILQQLGSRIHRPVPMENEWVRLTALGGFREVGRSSLFIQTSNSKILLDCGVNVAGADDKSSYPYLNVPEFVLDDLDAVIISHAHLDHSGFLPYLYHYGYEGPVYCTTPTRDLMTLLQLDHIDIAHREDNPLPFNVKHVKKSIKHTITLDYGEVTDIAPDIRLTLHNAGHILGSAITHMHIGDGQHNFVYTGDFKYERSRLLEPAVSKFPRIESLVMESTYGGHEDVQPTRNDAEKELIKTIYQTLQQKGKILIPVFAVGRAQELMIVLDEYIRHGIIEEVPIYIDGMIWEATAIHTARPEYLSKDLRDQIFHMGRNPFISEVFHKVNGIEERKDIVEGEPSIILSTSGMLTGGNSLEYFKWLCEDEKSSLVFVGYQAEGSLGRRLQKGWKEIPLKEEGKTNVYNVKMNIKTIEGFSGHSDRRQLMDYVRRISPKPEKILICHGDNYKTLDLASSIYRSYKIETKTPMNLETVRIQ; encoded by the coding sequence ATGGGTTCAGAGATTCAAGAAATCAAAAACACAATCATACAAAGATTACCCAGCCGAGTTCAAGTAGCAAAAGTTGAATTTGAAGGTCCTGAAGTGGTGATTTACACCAAAAACCCTGAAATTATCACCGAGAACGGTGACCTCATCCGGGATCTGGCCAAGGACATTAGGAAAAGGATTATAATCCGTTCTCATAAAACAGTGCTCACTGAGCCAGAGGAGTCCATTAACCGTATCCACAGCATAGTTCCCGACGAAGCCAAAATCACTAACATATCCTTTGATGATGTGACTTGCGAGGTTATTATTGAAGCCAGGAAACCGGGACTGGTTATAGGCAAATACGGAGCCACCTCCCGAGAGATCGTGAAACAGATTGGTTGGGCTCCTAAAATCTTACGTACACCACCTATTTCTTCTGAAATAATTCAAAGGATCAGAAGGACGCTCCGTAAAAACAGCAAAGAACGTAAAAAGATCCTGCAGCAGTTAGGAAGCCGCATACACCGGCCAGTCCCCATGGAGAATGAATGGGTTCGGCTAACTGCATTGGGAGGTTTCCGTGAAGTGGGAAGGTCCTCTCTATTTATCCAAACCTCAAACAGCAAAATATTACTGGACTGTGGAGTAAATGTGGCAGGTGCTGATGATAAAAGTTCATACCCTTATCTAAATGTTCCTGAATTTGTCCTGGATGATCTCGACGCAGTCATAATCTCACATGCCCACCTTGATCACTCTGGATTCCTGCCCTATCTCTACCATTATGGATATGAAGGCCCAGTGTACTGTACCACCCCCACAAGAGACCTTATGACCCTACTCCAGCTGGATCACATTGACATAGCACACAGAGAAGACAACCCACTCCCTTTTAATGTTAAACATGTTAAAAAGAGCATTAAACATACCATAACCCTTGACTATGGAGAGGTTACTGATATAGCTCCAGATATTCGTCTCACCTTACATAATGCCGGGCATATCCTTGGTTCTGCAATTACTCATATGCACATCGGTGATGGTCAGCACAACTTCGTTTACACAGGAGACTTCAAATACGAAAGAAGCAGACTCCTTGAACCCGCAGTATCCAAGTTTCCACGTATAGAATCCCTGGTTATGGAAAGTACCTATGGTGGACATGAGGATGTGCAGCCCACCCGAAATGATGCGGAAAAAGAACTTATAAAAACCATATACCAAACTCTTCAACAAAAAGGGAAGATTTTAATACCTGTTTTCGCAGTGGGAAGGGCTCAAGAGTTAATGATAGTTCTTGATGAATACATACGTCACGGAATCATCGAAGAAGTCCCCATCTACATTGATGGCATGATCTGGGAAGCCACTGCCATCCACACCGCCCGACCAGAATACCTCAGTAAAGACCTTCGGGATCAGATATTCCATATGGGACGCAACCCCTTCATTTCCGAAGTCTTCCATAAAGTTAATGGAATCGAAGAACGCAAAGACATTGTAGAAGGCGAACCATCAATTATACTCTCCACATCAGGAATGTTGACCGGTGGAAACTCCCTGGAATACTTCAAATGGTTATGTGAAGATGAAAAAAGTTCACTGGTCTTCGTAGGATACCAGGCAGAAGGTTCACTGGGACGCAGACTACAAAAGGGTTGGAAAGAGATTCCCCTTAAAGAAGAAGGAAAAACCAATGTTTACAATGTGAAAATGAATATTAAAACCATTGAAGGATTCAGTGGACATTCTGATCGCCGGCAACTTATGGATTACGTGCGGCGCATTAGTCCCAAACCCGAGAAAATACTGATTTGTCATGGAGATAACTACAAAACCCTGGACCTGGCCAGTAGTATCTACAGAAGCTATAAAATCGAGACAAAAACTCCAATGAACTTGGAAACTGTGAGGATTCAATAA